From the genome of Verrucomicrobiota bacterium, one region includes:
- a CDS encoding alpha-amylase, with protein sequence MNPLLYEINTRCWLRELSERSGKTVTLPNVPQSEFVVWQRLGFTHIWLMGVWQTGPRSCAQSLAQLETRHACRELLPDFTDADIAGSPYAIADYQASPALGGEAALEIFREQLHAHGLKLILDFVANHVGLDHRWVTERPELFVQSPGETAGFFRQPTRRGTYWLAHGRDPYYPPWADTVQLDYRIPATHRAMIDQLTSVTRQCDGVRCDMAMLLLNEVFARTWADFPRSNAVPVHEFWADVISYIKRVSPEFLFMAEGYWDLEARLQSLGFDYTYNKRLYDHLVHREHAEVQRNLLQAGPGFVNSSVHFLENHDEPRIASLLTLPEHRAAALATFGLPGMRLLHEGQLTGATKRVSVHLGRRPVEPIQPDIAAFYERLLQVLKTTSVGKGRGVMLNPSPAWTGNPTAQYFVIVQWQSAPPEFDLVVVNLAPHPSQCYAPLRIAGLADRNWQLTNLLGDEQYQRSGDDLARAGLYLDVPAQGAQLFHFQPIL encoded by the coding sequence ATGAACCCGCTGCTCTACGAAATCAACACGCGCTGCTGGTTGCGTGAACTTTCGGAGCGCAGCGGCAAAACCGTCACGCTGCCGAACGTGCCGCAATCCGAATTTGTCGTCTGGCAGCGTCTCGGCTTCACGCACATCTGGCTCATGGGGGTCTGGCAAACCGGCCCGCGCAGCTGTGCTCAAAGCCTTGCCCAACTCGAAACCCGCCACGCTTGTCGCGAGCTGCTGCCAGACTTCACCGACGCCGACATTGCCGGTTCGCCTTACGCCATCGCAGATTATCAGGCATCCCCAGCGTTGGGCGGCGAAGCCGCGCTGGAGATTTTTCGCGAGCAACTCCACGCGCACGGTCTGAAACTGATTTTGGATTTCGTGGCCAACCACGTCGGCCTTGACCATCGCTGGGTCACAGAAAGGCCCGAGCTGTTTGTCCAAAGTCCTGGCGAGACCGCGGGATTCTTCCGCCAGCCGACCCGCCGTGGCACTTACTGGCTCGCGCACGGCAGAGATCCTTATTATCCGCCGTGGGCCGATACCGTCCAACTTGACTATCGCATTCCCGCCACGCACAGGGCGATGATTGATCAGTTGACTTCCGTGACACGCCAATGCGATGGCGTTCGGTGCGACATGGCCATGCTGTTGCTCAACGAGGTCTTCGCCAGAACCTGGGCCGACTTCCCGCGTTCGAACGCCGTGCCCGTTCATGAGTTTTGGGCCGATGTTATCTCGTACATCAAACGCGTTTCTCCGGAGTTTCTTTTCATGGCTGAGGGCTACTGGGATTTGGAAGCGCGGCTGCAATCGCTCGGCTTCGATTACACTTATAACAAGCGACTCTACGATCACCTCGTTCATCGTGAGCACGCGGAAGTTCAGCGCAACTTGCTGCAGGCCGGGCCGGGATTTGTCAACTCCAGCGTTCACTTTCTGGAGAACCACGACGAGCCACGCATCGCCTCGCTGCTTACCTTGCCCGAACATCGCGCGGCAGCACTTGCGACCTTTGGTTTGCCGGGAATGCGGTTACTACATGAGGGTCAACTGACTGGCGCGACGAAGCGTGTCAGCGTTCACCTCGGTCGCCGTCCTGTCGAACCAATTCAACCGGACATCGCGGCGTTCTACGAACGACTGCTGCAAGTTCTGAAAACCACATCCGTCGGCAAGGGTCGGGGCGTGATGCTCAATCCGTCACCGGCCTGGACCGGCAATCCAACGGCGCAATATTTTGTTATCGTCCAATGGCAGTCTGCGCCGCCGGAGTTCGACCTGGTGGTGGTCAATCTCGCCCCGCACCCCAGCCAATGTTACGCGCCGCTGAGGATCGCCGGGTTGGCCGATCGCAACTGGCAGTTGACCAATCTGCTCGGCGACGAACAATACCAACGCAGCGGCGATGATCTGGCGCGGGCGGGCCTTTATCTGGATGTTCCGGCGCAGGGCGCGCAACTGTTCCATTTCCAACCGATCCTTTGA
- a CDS encoding ACT domain-containing protein codes for MQITKQLAIFLDNRPGMLARVCDALAENKINIYAITTSDTVDHSVIRMVVSDYRRALHLFEEHGTLVVEDDVIMIEGDNKPGSLAKLAHKLADAKINIEYCYCATPPNVKKGLLILRVSDAKKALKVLNS; via the coding sequence ATGCAAATCACAAAACAACTCGCCATATTCCTCGACAACCGCCCCGGCATGTTGGCCCGCGTGTGCGACGCGCTGGCCGAAAACAAAATCAACATCTACGCCATCACCACCAGCGACACGGTGGACCACAGCGTCATCCGCATGGTCGTGAGTGACTACCGTAGAGCCCTGCACCTTTTTGAAGAACACGGCACACTGGTAGTGGAGGACGACGTGATCATGATTGAAGGCGACAACAAACCTGGTTCGCTGGCCAAGCTCGCGCACAAACTGGCTGACGCGAAGATCAACATCGAATATTGCTACTGCGCCACACCGCCTAACGTGAAAAAAGGTCTATTGATTCTGCGCGTCTCGGATGCAAAGAAGGCGCTGAAGGTGCTGAATTCGTGA